A window of the Gossypium hirsutum isolate 1008001.06 chromosome A05, Gossypium_hirsutum_v2.1, whole genome shotgun sequence genome harbors these coding sequences:
- the LOC107905222 gene encoding uncharacterized protein At4g08330, chloroplastic isoform X1, with product MEKSMFIGNLHHSLSSASQRHVTYSCGSCGYELNLSSSSRNTATIGSKYGKSIKRGIISFFSIDESKFMQVDEFRWGPYFSKHSWGLFRRRTKLLCRKCGNHIGNAYDDRTSDHPLVLDGSDSLSSNEASTRRKFDVRIRALQPSFAEELGTPHSM from the exons ATGGAGAAATCGATGTTTATTGGAAATCTCCATCATTCTCTTTCTTCTGCTTCCCAAAGACACGTAACTTACAG TTGTGGTTCTTGTGGGTATGAGCTAAACCTAAGTTCGTCTAGTCGAAACACCGCAACAATTGGCTCTAAATACGGAAAATCAATAAAGAGAGGGATTATATCATTCTTTAGTATAGATGAGAGCAAATTTATGCAAGTTGATGAGTTCCGATGGGGTCCTTACTTTTCGAAGCATTCGTGGGGTTTGTTCCGCCGTAGAACCAAGCTTCTTTGCCGCAAGTGTGGCAACCATATTGGAAATGCTTATGATGATAGAACTTCCGATCACCCTCTTGTATTAGATGGATCGGATTCATTGTCCAGTAATGAAGCTTCTACTCGTAGAAAATTTGATGTTCGAATCCGAGCCCTACAACCTTCATTTGCCGAAGAGCTCGGCACTCCACATTCTATGTGA
- the LOC107905222 gene encoding uncharacterized protein At4g08330, chloroplastic isoform X2, translating to MADNIHHKNCLSYSCGSCGYELNLSSSSRNTATIGSKYGKSIKRGIISFFSIDESKFMQVDEFRWGPYFSKHSWGLFRRRTKLLCRKCGNHIGNAYDDRTSDHPLVLDGSDSLSSNEASTRRKFDVRIRALQPSFAEELGTPHSM from the exons ATGGCCGATAATATTCACCATAAAAACTGTTTATCTTACAG TTGTGGTTCTTGTGGGTATGAGCTAAACCTAAGTTCGTCTAGTCGAAACACCGCAACAATTGGCTCTAAATACGGAAAATCAATAAAGAGAGGGATTATATCATTCTTTAGTATAGATGAGAGCAAATTTATGCAAGTTGATGAGTTCCGATGGGGTCCTTACTTTTCGAAGCATTCGTGGGGTTTGTTCCGCCGTAGAACCAAGCTTCTTTGCCGCAAGTGTGGCAACCATATTGGAAATGCTTATGATGATAGAACTTCCGATCACCCTCTTGTATTAGATGGATCGGATTCATTGTCCAGTAATGAAGCTTCTACTCGTAGAAAATTTGATGTTCGAATCCGAGCCCTACAACCTTCATTTGCCGAAGAGCTCGGCACTCCACATTCTATGTGA